One stretch of Corallococcus exiguus DNA includes these proteins:
- a CDS encoding CIS tube protein, with the protein MTRNLDPTLIAFDQQLQKGMLVTLPPSSADPKAESGVIALRFQYNPETVTRTRAGQWETKPGKTPEQTKILTDGQRGGGLHAKSETIALKLVFDVTEALLRDTKGEGIQGVLPELAMLEGMALGKDQTGDEEKKPATKLVSLNPTELLLMLGPRTFPVVITGMTIVEQRFDPSLFPLRAEVDLRMRILEVGENAANSKVEQAFANLRDQRLRMEDLAAVKGADASTLIAQALAPQVKLNGAS; encoded by the coding sequence ATGACGCGCAACCTGGACCCGACGCTCATCGCGTTCGATCAGCAGCTCCAGAAGGGCATGCTGGTGACGCTGCCGCCGTCGTCCGCCGACCCGAAGGCCGAGTCGGGCGTGATCGCGCTGCGCTTCCAGTACAACCCGGAGACGGTGACGCGCACGCGCGCGGGCCAGTGGGAGACGAAGCCCGGCAAGACGCCCGAGCAGACCAAGATTCTCACCGACGGTCAGCGCGGCGGCGGCCTGCACGCCAAGAGCGAGACCATTGCCCTGAAGCTCGTCTTCGACGTGACGGAGGCGCTGCTGCGCGACACGAAGGGGGAGGGCATCCAGGGCGTGCTGCCGGAGCTGGCCATGCTGGAGGGCATGGCGCTGGGCAAGGACCAGACGGGGGACGAGGAGAAGAAGCCCGCGACGAAGCTCGTCTCGCTCAACCCCACGGAGCTGCTCTTGATGCTGGGGCCGCGCACCTTCCCGGTGGTCATCACCGGGATGACCATCGTGGAGCAGCGATTCGACCCGTCGTTGTTCCCACTGCGCGCGGAGGTGGACCTGCGCATGCGCATCCTGGAGGTGGGGGAGAACGCGGCGAACAGCAAGGTGGAGCAGGCGTTCGCGAATCTGCGCGACCAGCGCCTGCGGATGGAGGACCTGGCGGCGGTGAAGGGCGCGGACGCGAGCACCCTCATCGCGCAGGCCCTGGCGCCGCAGGTGAAGCTCAACGGGGCGAGCTGA
- a CDS encoding baseplate J/gp47 family protein produces MSARVLTLPLEASLAEAQAALETTPPGEVEWVLPVGEGVLTADFVIGTPAHALRLTGGPGVTLKLDGGTLEVTGLVTGLSGVTVVALDAGLVLLGARVEVSDVTVSATASGDCAAMSVETPDGTVVIDSLTVTQAKGEVATGLRLLATEARVTGLSVDGVRATVGEAFGVRAVCQRSQWADVSVRNVMGMEMGVGLELAGFTHADLSGLTVSQVSGPNATGARVLVAREEGEGLSMVDVSVSEVDAFGVQWSIGLLVASAGALQVRGFTVQRVQGGFPMGVLALGGRSIEVAMGQVEDVSAGTRATGMRVLGGPSLEPVVVRDVEVSRVSAAPVPVSAQPEASWSDWLIAALDALSASVVGPLTLPAFPTDADVVGLHVAAPLGGLEPVLDVGTPGEIAIEDCSLFVITGTALQLEGGLRTALVRRTEAWTSVHAGWLQAEQLLLAQLTWHRHAHGLRLGPGEIRAYDSLFTAIVGAPFVLEPDAELSASPALFAQGAAPPFLEVGPLPYRTPGTPEVPPVLLTGGLPPPETVDLRLVPDAAISRAAVPVPGDGPRDPAPFIGAWAPDVVPGCDVRDPQPRPWLAAPERPAPGALVDYQARDAQSLLAVMLERARTVMAPWEDRGPADFTTMLLEAVAAQLDSLAYQQERAVVEGFLEDARLRRSVEDHARGLDYVPDPGLSATVMLRFRLDPEALAALVKARLDELNLSVLPPGTTALEFLTGGGVLEIPAETLVANVSTDEHSLVFVTESPLSYFPRLEIVTLAESVQPGDTGATLAGLYPELDPGRWLILYRGRGESGHVVRVTSVALATDTTFVGWDPRRFAPEVFLAPGDPAPGPRATVLGNVVPAHHGLPVTPLPEGFEADSAEPFARSLAQWRALLSPVVDGSEEREFALPFHPVSVQAFGYPLPEETSRRGTPQLQVSVEDDPWTLVDDLSVQGPGDEVFVLRATPTGGASLRWGDGVNGAVLPPRETTLGLSLRVGLGTVANVGEGVLTRLLQVPLDPQRSASAGELLAQSMDDVRALVRVDNPLPAVGGRDAESLDSIRYRAPAGVSQPLSAVTVDDYVRMLQQMPEVAGASARAVDRDLRTVIRVTVLLRDEDTLDRDELLRRWAGVRSRLEEFRLLGVDVEALPPKWVPLDLDLEVDASPHAQADQVRDAVVGAIAGDGGLLDPDRSGLNGDVQLADLYQAVLRVPGVTAVRVKRFRRLEPQSQERLEAGVIPIGPDEVATARGGYWPGSEGVLTVQVCGGLR; encoded by the coding sequence GTGAGCGCGCGGGTCCTGACATTGCCGCTGGAGGCGTCGCTCGCGGAGGCACAGGCCGCGTTGGAGACCACTCCGCCGGGCGAGGTGGAGTGGGTGCTGCCCGTGGGCGAGGGCGTGCTCACTGCGGACTTCGTCATCGGAACGCCCGCGCACGCGCTGCGGCTCACGGGCGGCCCGGGCGTGACGCTGAAGCTCGACGGCGGGACGCTCGAAGTCACCGGGCTCGTCACCGGACTGTCGGGCGTGACGGTGGTGGCGTTGGACGCCGGGTTGGTCCTCCTGGGGGCGCGGGTGGAGGTGTCGGACGTCACGGTGAGCGCCACGGCGTCGGGGGATTGCGCGGCGATGAGCGTGGAGACGCCGGACGGCACGGTGGTCATCGACTCGCTCACGGTGACGCAGGCGAAGGGCGAGGTGGCGACGGGGCTCCGGTTGCTGGCGACGGAGGCCCGCGTCACGGGCCTGTCCGTGGACGGCGTGAGGGCCACGGTGGGGGAGGCCTTTGGCGTGCGGGCGGTCTGCCAACGTTCGCAGTGGGCGGACGTGTCGGTGCGCAACGTCATGGGCATGGAGATGGGCGTGGGCCTGGAACTGGCGGGCTTCACCCATGCGGACCTGTCCGGGCTCACGGTGTCGCAGGTCTCCGGGCCGAACGCGACCGGAGCTCGGGTGCTGGTGGCTCGGGAGGAGGGCGAGGGCCTGTCCATGGTGGACGTGTCCGTGAGCGAGGTGGATGCGTTCGGGGTGCAGTGGAGCATCGGGCTCTTGGTGGCCTCGGCGGGCGCGCTCCAGGTGCGTGGCTTCACCGTGCAGCGGGTGCAGGGCGGGTTCCCGATGGGCGTGCTCGCGCTGGGCGGGCGGAGCATCGAAGTGGCCATGGGCCAGGTGGAGGATGTCTCCGCCGGAACGCGCGCCACGGGCATGCGGGTGCTGGGGGGACCTTCGCTGGAGCCGGTGGTGGTTCGTGACGTGGAGGTGAGCCGTGTGTCCGCGGCGCCTGTTCCGGTGTCCGCGCAGCCCGAGGCGTCCTGGTCGGACTGGCTCATCGCCGCATTGGATGCACTGTCTGCTTCGGTCGTGGGGCCGCTGACGCTGCCTGCGTTTCCCACCGATGCGGACGTCGTGGGCCTGCACGTGGCCGCGCCGCTGGGCGGCCTTGAGCCGGTGCTGGACGTGGGCACGCCGGGGGAGATCGCCATCGAGGACTGCTCCCTCTTCGTCATCACCGGCACCGCGTTGCAACTGGAGGGCGGACTGCGCACGGCGCTGGTGCGACGCACCGAGGCCTGGACGTCCGTGCATGCGGGCTGGCTCCAGGCGGAGCAGCTGTTGCTGGCACAGCTCACCTGGCACCGGCATGCGCATGGGCTGCGGCTGGGGCCTGGAGAGATTCGCGCCTACGACTCGCTCTTCACGGCCATCGTGGGCGCGCCGTTCGTGCTGGAGCCGGACGCGGAGCTGTCTGCCTCTCCCGCGCTGTTCGCTCAGGGCGCGGCCCCGCCGTTCCTGGAGGTGGGGCCCCTGCCGTACCGGACGCCGGGGACTCCGGAGGTTCCGCCGGTGTTGCTCACTGGCGGCCTGCCGCCTCCGGAGACCGTGGATCTGCGGCTGGTGCCGGATGCGGCCATCTCGCGCGCGGCCGTGCCGGTTCCGGGCGACGGTCCTCGCGACCCGGCGCCATTCATTGGGGCGTGGGCTCCGGACGTGGTGCCGGGATGTGACGTGAGGGATCCTCAGCCGCGCCCGTGGCTCGCGGCCCCGGAGCGTCCGGCGCCTGGCGCGCTGGTGGACTACCAGGCTCGCGACGCGCAGTCGTTGCTGGCGGTGATGCTGGAGCGGGCCCGCACGGTGATGGCGCCGTGGGAGGACCGGGGGCCCGCGGACTTCACGACCATGTTGCTGGAGGCCGTGGCCGCGCAGCTGGACTCGCTGGCGTACCAGCAGGAGCGCGCGGTGGTGGAGGGCTTCCTGGAGGACGCCCGGTTGCGGCGCTCCGTGGAGGACCACGCGCGTGGACTGGATTACGTGCCGGATCCGGGGCTCTCCGCCACGGTGATGCTGCGGTTCCGGTTGGATCCGGAGGCGCTCGCGGCGCTGGTGAAGGCGCGGTTGGATGAACTGAACCTGTCGGTGCTTCCGCCCGGCACCACCGCGCTGGAGTTCCTTACCGGTGGCGGCGTGCTGGAGATTCCCGCCGAAACGCTGGTGGCGAATGTCTCCACGGACGAGCACTCGCTGGTGTTCGTCACCGAGTCGCCCCTGTCGTACTTCCCCCGGCTGGAGATCGTGACGCTCGCGGAGTCCGTGCAGCCTGGGGACACGGGCGCGACGCTCGCGGGGCTGTACCCGGAGCTGGATCCCGGCCGGTGGCTGATCCTCTACCGGGGCCGCGGCGAGAGCGGGCACGTGGTGCGAGTGACGTCTGTAGCGCTCGCCACCGATACGACCTTCGTCGGGTGGGATCCCCGCAGGTTCGCGCCGGAGGTGTTCCTGGCGCCGGGAGACCCCGCACCCGGGCCTCGCGCGACGGTGCTGGGCAACGTGGTGCCCGCGCATCACGGGCTGCCGGTGACGCCGCTTCCAGAGGGCTTCGAGGCGGACTCGGCGGAGCCCTTCGCGCGCAGCCTCGCGCAGTGGCGTGCGTTGCTGTCCCCGGTCGTGGACGGCAGCGAGGAGCGCGAGTTCGCCCTGCCGTTCCATCCGGTCAGCGTCCAGGCCTTTGGGTATCCACTGCCGGAGGAGACGTCGCGGCGCGGGACGCCCCAGCTCCAGGTGAGCGTGGAGGACGACCCCTGGACGCTGGTGGACGACCTGTCCGTCCAGGGGCCGGGGGATGAGGTGTTCGTGCTGCGCGCGACCCCCACGGGTGGCGCCAGCCTGCGCTGGGGCGACGGCGTCAACGGCGCCGTGCTTCCGCCCCGGGAGACGACGCTGGGACTGTCGCTGCGCGTGGGGCTGGGGACGGTGGCCAACGTGGGGGAGGGCGTGCTCACGCGGTTGCTCCAGGTGCCGTTGGATCCGCAGCGCTCCGCGTCCGCGGGCGAGCTGCTGGCCCAATCGATGGACGACGTGCGCGCGTTGGTGCGCGTGGACAATCCGCTGCCCGCGGTGGGGGGGCGCGACGCGGAGTCGCTCGACTCCATTCGCTATCGTGCACCGGCGGGTGTGTCGCAGCCGCTGTCCGCCGTCACGGTCGACGACTACGTGCGGATGCTCCAGCAGATGCCGGAGGTGGCGGGGGCCTCGGCGCGCGCCGTGGACCGGGACCTGCGCACGGTCATCCGTGTGACGGTGTTGCTGCGCGACGAGGACACGCTCGACCGCGACGAGCTGCTGCGCCGATGGGCGGGGGTGCGCAGTCGCCTGGAGGAATTCCGCCTGCTGGGCGTGGACGTGGAAGCGCTGCCGCCCAAATGGGTGCCGCTCGACTTGGACCTGGAGGTGGATGCCTCGCCGCATGCGCAGGCCGACCAGGTGCGCGACGCGGTGGTGGGCGCCATCGCTGGGGACGGCGGCCTGTTGGATCCGGACCGCTCTGGCCTGAACGGCGATGTGCAGCTCGCGGACCTGTACCAGGCGGTGCTGCGCGTCCCGGGCGTGACGGCGGTGCGGGTGAAGCGCTTCCGCCGGCTGGAGCCCCAATCGCAGGAGCGGCTGGAGGCGGGCGTCATTCCCATTGGACCCGACGAGGTGGCCACTGCTCGGGGTGGTTACTGGCCGGGTTCGGAAGGCGTCCTCACCGTGCAGGTGTGCGGAGGGCTGCGATGA
- a CDS encoding phage tail sheath subtilisin-like domain-containing protein encodes MAERLHPGVYVEEISAGARPIEGVGTSTAAFVGRTARGIPALASFVTGFAEYERAFGGHEPGEAGLVAQAVEAFFDSGGRRAYVVRVLPSDAVGGVSTPLVARAGGSLNALTFLARGAGEWSDYLRVNVSDSLNFPSEAFRVEVMWTEAGATRRLETFEDVRMDPSSEDYVGDRINDISRYLRVRDEFQVALAARAPGAVLVPGVPPRLKAAVLASTKYSLYDGGKLQVSAWDEAQPDLPRTTLDVSITQALVVAAVPAAAFVNGRAQLTATELKAFLTQAVTAAGLTNTFVIGGTDSPEISLKVATGPTLTIPKPTGATYDLDPEDAKVTVGSPSGTTVVPIPILAVDKGAVTPAELNHSLSVALVGKVASVVTDAQGNTVITGLATAAGTSTLSLSATGFTGTAAAGTAGTSAESFDGLQLSISETLQPTVPTMLRQLGFAPRARGYSDDSPANPVVRPSSVTNLRLLGGDDGAGLLDTSDFAGDAKLRTGLHALDTEDVNIVALPGKNEVSFIAAGVAYCDNRGDCFFLADGPGGVDKDFAVVPDDAKQFVEGLPSRSKNSAMFYPWIRVADPVGVGRNPTRLVPPSGHVAGLFARTDTTRGVWKAPAGIEASLANALGLQYPVIDAEQDLLNPASLNCLRQFPGVGLVSWGSRTLGPEPEWRYIPVRRTALFLKESLRRGLMWAVFEPNDEELWGRIRVAIESFMLGLFRQGAFQGSTPEEAFSVVCDRSTNPQENVDAGIVTAQVAFAPLKPAEFVVIEISQKSLLAA; translated from the coding sequence GTGGCTGAGCGACTGCATCCGGGCGTCTATGTCGAGGAAATCAGTGCCGGTGCGCGCCCCATCGAAGGGGTGGGCACGTCCACGGCGGCGTTCGTCGGACGCACGGCGCGAGGCATCCCGGCCCTGGCCTCGTTCGTCACCGGCTTCGCCGAGTACGAGCGGGCCTTTGGCGGACACGAGCCCGGGGAGGCGGGCCTCGTCGCGCAGGCGGTGGAGGCCTTCTTCGATTCGGGCGGGCGGCGCGCCTACGTCGTGCGCGTGCTGCCCTCCGACGCGGTGGGCGGCGTGTCCACGCCCCTGGTCGCCAGAGCGGGCGGCAGCCTCAACGCCCTCACGTTCCTGGCGCGGGGCGCGGGCGAGTGGTCCGACTACTTGCGCGTCAACGTGAGCGACTCCCTCAACTTCCCCAGCGAGGCGTTCCGCGTGGAGGTGATGTGGACGGAGGCCGGGGCCACGCGCCGCCTGGAGACGTTCGAGGACGTGCGCATGGACCCGTCCAGCGAGGACTATGTCGGCGACCGCATCAACGACATCTCCCGCTACCTCCGCGTGCGCGACGAGTTCCAGGTGGCGCTCGCCGCGAGGGCACCCGGCGCGGTGCTCGTCCCGGGCGTGCCTCCCCGGCTCAAGGCCGCCGTGCTGGCCAGCACGAAGTACAGCCTCTATGACGGCGGCAAGCTCCAGGTCTCCGCCTGGGACGAGGCCCAGCCGGACCTGCCCCGCACGACGCTGGACGTCTCCATCACCCAGGCCCTGGTGGTGGCCGCCGTGCCGGCCGCCGCGTTCGTCAACGGCCGAGCGCAGCTGACCGCCACGGAGCTCAAGGCCTTCCTCACCCAGGCCGTTACCGCGGCGGGTCTCACCAACACCTTCGTCATCGGAGGCACGGACTCGCCGGAGATTTCGCTGAAGGTGGCCACCGGGCCCACGCTCACCATCCCCAAGCCCACGGGCGCGACGTACGACCTGGACCCGGAGGACGCGAAGGTCACCGTGGGCTCGCCGAGCGGCACCACGGTGGTGCCCATCCCCATCCTGGCGGTGGACAAGGGCGCGGTGACGCCCGCGGAGTTGAACCACTCGCTGAGCGTGGCGCTGGTCGGCAAGGTCGCGTCGGTGGTGACGGATGCGCAGGGCAACACCGTCATCACGGGCCTGGCCACGGCGGCGGGCACCTCCACGCTGTCGCTCTCCGCCACCGGCTTCACCGGCACCGCCGCCGCCGGCACGGCGGGCACGAGCGCGGAGTCCTTCGACGGGCTCCAGCTCTCCATCAGCGAAACGCTCCAGCCCACGGTGCCTACCATGCTCCGGCAACTGGGCTTCGCGCCGCGCGCACGTGGTTACTCGGATGATTCGCCCGCGAACCCGGTGGTGCGGCCGTCTTCTGTGACGAACCTGCGCCTCCTGGGCGGCGACGACGGCGCGGGCCTCCTGGACACGTCCGACTTCGCGGGCGACGCGAAGCTGCGCACGGGCTTGCACGCGCTGGACACGGAGGACGTCAACATCGTGGCGCTGCCCGGCAAGAACGAGGTGTCGTTCATCGCCGCGGGCGTCGCGTACTGCGACAACCGGGGCGACTGCTTCTTCCTCGCGGACGGCCCCGGCGGCGTGGACAAGGACTTCGCGGTGGTGCCGGACGACGCGAAGCAGTTCGTGGAGGGGTTGCCCTCGCGCTCGAAGAACTCGGCCATGTTCTACCCGTGGATCCGCGTGGCGGACCCCGTGGGCGTGGGCCGCAATCCCACGCGGCTGGTGCCTCCGTCCGGCCACGTGGCGGGCCTCTTCGCGCGCACGGACACCACACGCGGCGTGTGGAAGGCGCCCGCGGGCATCGAGGCTTCTCTCGCCAATGCGCTGGGCCTCCAGTACCCCGTCATCGACGCGGAGCAGGATCTGCTCAACCCGGCGAGCCTCAACTGCCTGCGCCAGTTCCCCGGCGTGGGACTCGTGTCGTGGGGCTCGCGCACGCTGGGGCCGGAACCCGAGTGGCGTTACATCCCGGTGCGCCGCACCGCGCTCTTCCTCAAGGAGTCGCTGAGGCGCGGCCTGATGTGGGCGGTGTTCGAGCCCAACGACGAAGAGCTCTGGGGCCGCATCCGCGTCGCCATCGAGTCGTTCATGCTGGGGCTGTTCCGGCAGGGCGCGTTCCAGGGCAGCACGCCGGAAGAGGCCTTCAGCGTCGTCTGCGACCGGAGCACCAACCCGCAGGAGAACGTGGACGCGGGCATCGTCACCGCGCAGGTGGCGTTCGCGCCGCTGAAGCCCGCGGAGTTCGTGGTCATCGAAATCAGCCAGAAGAGCCTGCTGGCGGCCTGA
- a CDS encoding LysM peptidoglycan-binding domain-containing protein — MSDPSSRHKDLPTYAVPLGPEGATVSLYVPRVAPSVPTSLLHKVVAGDRLDLLAQRYFSDPYQAWRIVDANPTFEPEALLEPGTVLFIPEKP, encoded by the coding sequence ATGAGCGACCCTTCCTCGCGACACAAGGACCTGCCGACGTACGCGGTGCCGCTGGGGCCGGAGGGCGCCACGGTGTCGCTGTACGTGCCCCGCGTGGCGCCGAGCGTGCCCACGTCCCTGTTGCACAAGGTGGTGGCGGGGGACCGGTTGGACCTGCTCGCGCAGCGCTACTTCAGCGACCCGTATCAGGCGTGGCGCATCGTGGACGCCAACCCCACCTTCGAGCCCGAGGCGCTCCTGGAGCCGGGAACGGTGCTGTTCATCCCGGAGAAGCCCTGA
- a CDS encoding phage tail protein, translating to MPRFVESTKRDPYRNFNFRVLFNNIEVAACRKISGITGTVEVVKFRSGNSPSSVDELSPGRVHYEPLTLEAGLTQDTTFRDWATQLIRHEATPGFRSAEPDFRRTVEILVFDLDFNRAVKKFVLRNAWVSKFTAMSELAAEANEILIESLEVQHEGFTLEPVV from the coding sequence ATGCCCCGATTCGTCGAATCCACGAAGCGCGACCCGTACCGCAACTTCAACTTCCGCGTGCTCTTCAACAACATCGAGGTGGCCGCGTGCCGGAAGATTTCCGGCATCACCGGCACCGTGGAGGTGGTGAAGTTCCGCTCCGGCAACAGCCCGTCCTCCGTGGACGAGCTGTCCCCGGGCCGGGTGCACTACGAGCCCCTCACACTGGAGGCGGGCCTCACCCAGGACACGACGTTCCGGGACTGGGCCACCCAGCTCATCCGGCACGAAGCCACGCCCGGATTCCGCTCGGCGGAGCCGGACTTCCGGCGCACCGTGGAGATTCTCGTCTTCGACCTGGACTTCAACCGCGCGGTGAAGAAGTTCGTGCTGCGCAACGCGTGGGTCTCGAAGTTCACCGCGATGTCGGAGCTGGCCGCGGAGGCGAACGAGATCCTCATCGAGTCCCTGGAGGTCCAGCACGAGGGCTTCACGCTGGAGCCGGTGGTCTGA
- a CDS encoding phage tail protein yields the protein MPTPVPANARNPLRTFQFRLRMSTSAAGDYVAGVRTVSGLSVSVGAYETWEGGNNLHRYAQPHKVNWEPLVLEQGLALDDTLERWARAVLEFARTGKAPGEPVKRDLFIDVWDAYAHPTAVPPPGGMEARIRSFHVHNAWVSKLHALPKLDAMAGEVALLTLELTHEGWEPVPRPVLSMPATSLPTP from the coding sequence ATGCCCACGCCCGTCCCCGCCAACGCCCGCAACCCGCTGCGGACCTTCCAGTTCCGGCTCCGGATGAGCACGTCCGCGGCCGGCGACTACGTGGCGGGAGTGCGCACCGTGTCCGGCCTGTCCGTCAGCGTGGGCGCCTATGAGACGTGGGAGGGCGGCAACAACCTGCACCGCTACGCGCAGCCCCACAAGGTGAACTGGGAGCCGCTCGTGCTGGAGCAGGGGCTGGCGCTGGACGACACGCTGGAGCGCTGGGCGCGCGCGGTGCTGGAGTTCGCACGCACCGGCAAGGCGCCCGGCGAGCCGGTGAAGCGCGACCTCTTCATCGACGTGTGGGACGCCTACGCGCACCCCACGGCCGTGCCGCCGCCCGGAGGCATGGAGGCGCGCATCCGCAGCTTCCACGTGCACAACGCGTGGGTGAGCAAGCTCCACGCCCTGCCCAAGCTGGACGCCATGGCGGGCGAGGTGGCGCTCCTGACGCTGGAGCTCACCCACGAGGGCTGGGAGCCGGTGCCCCGGCCCGTGCTGTCCATGCCCGCGACGAGCCTCCCGACGCCCTGA
- a CDS encoding phage late control D family protein, protein MADQRAAFLQLWIDGQPMTDARGRVSRLEVDERTDDASSFHLSLDMAPTNSGDWDALADGRFALLKRVTISFGLGAPDSEAPDVQDVVFDGYITAVEPYFGPSRMPDSSLEVYGLDASCLMHLEERTRSFSGLSDAGIVRQLYGEYGFALDVQETAPVRDPARAVVLQRGTDASLLRWLARRNGFEVFVERKQGPVGAGANAAPESVGHFHLPRPDGAKQPDLSLIPRSTPTVIELKARWESHRPTELHGEHIDERTRRIRSATVTAPRFPRMGPTSRADILKARMAAVLPKRPQTKAVGLQYVDVPHDVPEVENLAWSDYREADWLAEANGTVQGLRYERILRARRPVGLVGAGKLMDGTWYVRGARHRWVWAEALARYEVDVDLARDALNGVA, encoded by the coding sequence ATGGCGGATCAGCGCGCGGCGTTCCTCCAGCTGTGGATCGACGGGCAGCCCATGACGGACGCCCGCGGCAGGGTGTCGCGTCTGGAGGTGGACGAGCGCACCGACGACGCGTCCTCCTTCCACCTGTCCCTGGACATGGCGCCCACGAACTCGGGGGACTGGGACGCGCTGGCGGACGGGCGCTTCGCGCTGCTCAAGCGCGTCACCATCAGCTTCGGGCTGGGCGCTCCGGACAGCGAGGCGCCGGACGTGCAGGACGTGGTGTTCGACGGGTACATCACCGCGGTGGAGCCGTACTTCGGCCCCTCCCGCATGCCGGACTCGTCGCTGGAGGTGTACGGGCTGGACGCGTCGTGCCTGATGCACCTGGAGGAGCGCACGCGCTCGTTCAGCGGGCTGTCCGACGCGGGCATCGTGCGGCAGCTGTACGGTGAATACGGCTTCGCGCTGGACGTGCAGGAGACTGCGCCCGTGCGCGACCCGGCGCGGGCGGTGGTGCTCCAGCGCGGCACGGATGCGTCGCTCCTCCGGTGGCTCGCGCGACGCAACGGCTTCGAGGTCTTCGTGGAGCGCAAGCAGGGGCCGGTGGGCGCGGGCGCCAACGCGGCGCCGGAGAGCGTGGGCCATTTCCACCTGCCCCGGCCGGACGGAGCGAAGCAGCCGGACCTGTCGCTCATTCCTCGCTCCACGCCGACCGTCATCGAGCTCAAGGCGCGCTGGGAGAGTCACCGCCCCACGGAGCTGCATGGCGAGCACATCGACGAGCGTACGCGGCGGATCCGCTCCGCCACGGTGACGGCGCCGCGCTTCCCGCGCATGGGACCCACGAGCCGCGCGGACATCCTGAAGGCGCGCATGGCGGCGGTGCTGCCGAAGCGGCCCCAGACGAAGGCGGTGGGCCTGCAGTACGTGGACGTGCCGCACGACGTGCCGGAGGTGGAGAACCTGGCGTGGTCGGACTACCGCGAGGCGGACTGGCTCGCGGAGGCGAACGGCACGGTGCAGGGCCTGCGCTACGAGCGCATCCTCCGCGCGCGGCGCCCGGTGGGGCTCGTGGGGGCGGGCAAGCTGATGGATGGCACCTGGTACGTGCGCGGCGCGCGGCACCGCTGGGTGTGGGCGGAGGCGCTGGCCCGCTACGAAGTGGACGTGGACCTGGCGCGCGACGCGCTCAACGGGGTGGCGTGA
- a CDS encoding GPW/gp25 family protein, with product MGRGLNFPFQLGDLGTPRTVGPSQVIRQQLEQLLFTLPGERVNRPRFGCGVQRMVFGAASPEAAATAEYIIRLNVQEFMRDQVRLDAVKVSAEDATLYVDILYTLLATGEEHAELFRRDLEAPP from the coding sequence ATGGGGCGCGGCCTGAACTTCCCCTTCCAGCTGGGAGACCTGGGCACGCCGCGCACGGTGGGGCCCTCGCAGGTCATCCGCCAGCAGTTGGAGCAGCTGCTCTTCACGCTGCCCGGGGAGCGGGTGAACCGGCCGCGCTTCGGGTGCGGCGTGCAGCGGATGGTGTTCGGCGCCGCGAGTCCGGAGGCCGCCGCCACGGCCGAGTACATCATCCGCCTCAATGTGCAGGAGTTCATGCGCGACCAGGTGCGCCTGGACGCGGTGAAGGTGAGCGCCGAGGACGCGACGCTCTACGTGGACATCCTCTACACGCTGCTGGCGACGGGCGAGGAACACGCGGAGTTGTTCCGCCGGGACCTGGAGGCGCCGCCGTGA